In Zobellia roscoffensis, the following are encoded in one genomic region:
- a CDS encoding purine-nucleoside phosphorylase: MIQKQLNESVAYLQSKGFDTPEIGIVLGTGLGKLAEQIEDPIEAHYNHIPFFPLATVEFHSGKLIYGTIEGKKAVVMQGRFHLYEGYDFLDITYPIRVMHQLGIKKLFISNAAGAINLDYKEGDLMLIEDHINLQGGSPLAFKGVGKFGDRFTDMSEPYDVPMRKSLLAIAQKEDITLHGGVYASVVGPQLETKAEYRMLKIIGADAVGMSTVPEVIVANHLNLPIVAVSVITDECDPDNLKSVDIQRIIETAETAEPKMVKLFRELIKTL; the protein is encoded by the coding sequence ATGATACAAAAGCAATTAAATGAATCCGTTGCCTACCTACAGAGCAAGGGTTTTGATACGCCAGAAATTGGTATTGTACTAGGTACCGGTCTAGGCAAACTAGCAGAACAGATAGAGGACCCTATTGAGGCGCATTACAACCATATTCCTTTTTTTCCGCTGGCTACCGTAGAATTTCACTCTGGAAAACTCATTTATGGTACTATAGAAGGCAAAAAGGCCGTGGTCATGCAAGGGCGCTTCCATCTATATGAAGGTTATGATTTTCTAGATATCACGTACCCTATTCGTGTGATGCACCAACTGGGCATAAAAAAACTGTTCATTTCCAATGCCGCCGGAGCCATTAACCTAGATTATAAAGAAGGGGATTTAATGCTCATTGAAGACCATATCAACCTTCAAGGCGGCTCTCCGCTTGCTTTTAAAGGTGTAGGAAAATTTGGCGACCGTTTCACGGACATGTCCGAACCCTATGATGTTCCTATGCGCAAAAGCCTACTTGCAATTGCCCAAAAAGAGGATATTACCCTGCACGGAGGTGTTTATGCTTCAGTAGTAGGCCCACAATTAGAAACCAAGGCAGAATACCGAATGCTAAAAATCATTGGCGCCGATGCGGTTGGAATGAGCACAGTACCTGAGGTAATTGTAGCAAACCACTTAAATCTGCCCATAGTTGCCGTTTCCGTAATTACGGATGAATGTGACCCGGACAATCTAAAAAGCGTAGACATACAGCGAATCATTGAAACGGCAGAAACCGCAGAGCCAAAAATGGTGAAGCTTTTTAGAGAATTGATTAAGACCTTGTAA
- a CDS encoding TIGR04282 family arsenosugar biosynthesis glycosyltransferase, producing MTPKEKQKEAATVNYTNVASKNLLLIFTRNPQLGKCKTRLAATVGNEVALDIYKFLLNHTVEITKNLSAAKQVWYSEEIWADDIWNPSIFDKRLQQGNDLGIRMAKAFQDGFASGYERIIVIGSDMFDLDQDDLQNAFSELKKNDFVIGPAEDGGYYLLGMNRFKPELFVQKNWGNETVLADTLNDLKNEKYHILEERNDVDIYEDIKDVEAFQPYLKHIKT from the coding sequence ATAACCCCTAAAGAAAAACAAAAAGAAGCCGCCACGGTAAACTATACCAATGTAGCTTCAAAAAATCTATTGCTCATTTTTACGCGAAACCCACAATTGGGCAAGTGCAAAACCCGGTTGGCAGCGACTGTTGGTAATGAAGTAGCTTTAGACATATATAAATTTCTACTAAATCATACGGTAGAGATTACAAAAAATCTAAGCGCAGCAAAACAGGTTTGGTATTCCGAAGAAATTTGGGCGGACGACATATGGAACCCGAGTATATTCGACAAAAGATTACAGCAAGGCAATGATTTGGGCATTCGCATGGCAAAGGCCTTTCAAGACGGATTTGCTTCCGGCTATGAGCGAATCATTGTTATTGGCAGCGATATGTTTGACCTGGACCAAGACGACCTCCAAAATGCTTTTTCGGAATTAAAGAAAAACGATTTTGTAATTGGGCCAGCTGAAGACGGCGGGTATTATCTTCTGGGCATGAACCGCTTTAAACCAGAGTTATTCGTTCAAAAAAATTGGGGGAACGAAACTGTCCTTGCCGACACCTTAAACGATTTAAAAAACGAAAAATATCATATTTTAGAAGAGCGAAACGATGTTGATATTTACGAGGATATTAAGGACGTTGAAGCTTTTCAGCCCTATTTAAAACACATTAAAACATGA
- a CDS encoding rhodanese-like domain-containing protein — protein sequence MKTKLSTILFLCIASVSFSQSKIDKTLKKLNKESVDYIHVTALDSTTGPILLDAREKAEYEVSHLKDAIWVGYDTFQLDSVVQKVQNKDSEIVVYCSIGVRSENIGEKLEKAGYTNVKNLYGGIFEWKNEGLPVYDTIGNETERVHAFNKHWGKLLKTGEKVY from the coding sequence ATGAAAACAAAATTATCCACAATTCTATTTCTCTGTATTGCTTCGGTTTCTTTTTCTCAAAGTAAAATCGATAAAACCTTAAAAAAGCTGAACAAAGAATCTGTTGATTATATTCACGTAACAGCTCTTGACTCTACCACAGGCCCTATATTATTAGATGCCCGCGAGAAGGCCGAATACGAGGTGAGCCATTTAAAAGATGCTATCTGGGTGGGTTATGATACTTTTCAGCTGGATTCCGTTGTTCAGAAAGTCCAAAATAAAGACAGTGAAATTGTCGTTTACTGTTCTATTGGGGTCCGTTCCGAAAATATTGGTGAGAAATTGGAAAAAGCAGGCTACACCAATGTAAAAAATCTATACGGAGGCATTTTTGAATGGAAAAACGAAGGGCTTCCCGTTTATGACACCATAGGAAACGAAACCGAGCGTGTACATGCTTTCAATAAACATTGGGGGAAACTACTTAAAACAGGAGAAAAAGTGTACTAG
- a CDS encoding ADP-ribosylglycohydrolase family protein — translation MKRLLACLMIFAAMACKESTTSIDIPAPTKTTYTSDTLHLSEKEYYDKVLGALVGSAIGDAMGASTEMWSRKDIQLKYGYITTLTPAVRQQSPEGTWGHNLIAGATTDDTRWKYAMVKYLSQNKGDLNAPNFANFITDYYASLTKSINDNGTIPETDFLDTQIEKIDWIKEWARVSMAYEKDTDSYLKAMNRFYGGEMSCAGQLYTPMFGLISNSPENAYTLAYNHTLFDIGYAKDISALVSAMTHMALRTKNIDSIINTATFVDPLRYQDSRLVGRIAYDMTDASVKKVLALKQLVLADTLTPKDSITFKIPEGFQGSHKDWTRQEMAYQFLEKNEKAIPFHSGEIWQILVTALQYGEGDFEKTLQFIVNYGRDNDTVAAVAGMILGAKDGYSNLPVTLRTQALKVNKENMGIDLEALAREMVAKKHMEF, via the coding sequence ATGAAACGGTTATTAGCCTGCCTTATGATTTTTGCAGCCATGGCATGCAAAGAATCCACGACCTCAATAGATATACCGGCACCAACTAAAACCACGTACACCTCAGACACTTTACATCTTTCTGAAAAGGAATATTATGATAAGGTTTTAGGTGCGCTTGTAGGCTCTGCAATTGGCGATGCCATGGGAGCGTCTACAGAAATGTGGTCTAGAAAAGATATTCAACTTAAATACGGCTACATTACAACACTTACTCCTGCCGTTCGCCAACAATCTCCCGAAGGCACTTGGGGGCACAACCTTATTGCCGGTGCCACTACGGATGACACCCGTTGGAAATACGCCATGGTAAAGTATCTATCCCAGAACAAGGGAGATTTAAACGCTCCTAACTTTGCCAATTTTATAACTGATTATTATGCCTCCCTAACAAAGAGTATAAATGACAATGGCACCATACCCGAAACCGATTTTTTAGATACGCAGATTGAAAAAATAGACTGGATCAAAGAATGGGCGCGTGTAAGTATGGCTTACGAAAAAGATACGGACTCTTATTTAAAAGCGATGAATCGTTTTTACGGCGGTGAAATGTCCTGCGCAGGACAATTATACACGCCTATGTTTGGGCTAATCAGTAATTCTCCCGAAAACGCATATACATTGGCTTATAATCATACTTTGTTCGATATAGGGTACGCTAAGGATATTTCGGCCTTGGTTTCGGCAATGACACATATGGCACTTCGCACTAAAAACATTGACTCTATTATTAACACGGCAACTTTTGTAGACCCTTTGCGTTATCAGGACAGTCGGCTGGTCGGTCGTATTGCTTATGACATGACAGACGCCTCCGTTAAAAAAGTACTTGCACTGAAGCAACTTGTCTTAGCCGATACCTTAACGCCTAAAGACAGCATTACTTTTAAAATCCCTGAAGGGTTTCAAGGGAGCCATAAAGATTGGACGCGTCAAGAAATGGCCTATCAATTTTTAGAAAAAAACGAAAAAGCCATTCCTTTTCACTCTGGGGAAATCTGGCAAATTCTTGTTACCGCACTACAATACGGCGAAGGTGATTTTGAAAAGACCTTGCAATTTATCGTCAACTACGGAAGAGATAATGACACCGTTGCTGCTGTGGCCGGTATGATTCTAGGCGCAAAAGACGGATATTCCAACCTACCCGTAACGCTCCGCACCCAAGCCCTGAAAGTCAACAAAGAAAATATGGGCATTGACCTTGAAGCCCTGGCTCGTGAAATGGTTGCAAAAAAGCATATGGAATTTTAA
- a CDS encoding phosphotransferase, which translates to MTIIDANTSLEELQNYLLSKEWLNPAEKITAVEKPGDGNMNVVLRIITDQRSFILKQSRPYVQKYQQIKAPVNRIAVEKQFYQAVRDNAVHAHVPKIIGFDAFENLLLLEDLGHCEDMVYIYHKQAISNRQLDRLIFILGLIHRKKVSSNFPENMEMRKLNHQHIFELPFLEDNGFQLDDVQLGLQELSLQFKKDKKIKKIVKKVGKKYLEPGNTLLHGDYYPGSWMTEAENLYIIDPEFGFVGFPEFDLGVMAAHIIMATGKKGYMKRIHAAYQGDADLELMSQMAGIEIMRRLIGLAQLPLDRTLKEKSKLLKKARKLILAP; encoded by the coding sequence TTGACTATAATAGATGCCAACACCTCTCTAGAAGAGCTTCAAAATTATCTACTATCCAAAGAATGGTTAAATCCCGCTGAGAAAATAACGGCCGTAGAGAAGCCTGGCGACGGCAATATGAATGTGGTACTTCGCATCATAACGGACCAGCGCTCTTTTATCTTAAAACAATCTCGCCCCTACGTACAGAAATACCAACAAATCAAAGCACCGGTGAACCGTATTGCGGTGGAAAAACAATTTTATCAGGCAGTTAGAGATAATGCCGTTCATGCCCACGTTCCAAAAATTATTGGGTTTGATGCTTTTGAGAATCTATTACTGCTAGAAGATTTAGGCCATTGTGAAGACATGGTCTATATCTATCACAAACAAGCCATTTCAAATAGGCAATTAGACCGGTTGATTTTTATTTTAGGCCTTATTCACCGTAAAAAAGTTTCGAGCAACTTTCCTGAGAATATGGAAATGCGCAAACTAAACCACCAACATATTTTTGAACTTCCATTTTTAGAGGATAACGGATTTCAATTAGATGACGTGCAACTAGGGCTACAAGAGCTATCTCTACAGTTCAAGAAGGATAAGAAAATAAAAAAAATAGTAAAAAAGGTCGGAAAAAAATATTTAGAACCCGGAAACACCTTATTGCATGGCGATTACTACCCTGGAAGCTGGATGACCGAAGCAGAAAATCTTTACATCATAGACCCTGAATTTGGTTTTGTAGGTTTCCCGGAATTTGACTTAGGCGTTATGGCGGCGCATATCATTATGGCAACCGGAAAAAAAGGCTACATGAAACGTATTCATGCCGCTTACCAAGGTGATGCAGATCTAGAACTTATGTCCCAAATGGCAGGAATAGAAATCATGAGACGCTTAATTGGGCTTGCCCAATTACCCCTAGACCGTACACTAAAAGAAAAAAGCAAGCTCCTAAAAAAAGCTCGTAAACTTATTTTAGCTCCATGA
- a CDS encoding type III pantothenate kinase: MNLVIDAGNTCVKLAVFEGDTLIFRQNSDVKDVARELKEICDHYPKIKRGIIASVGNLDRKVMSVLTVFCEVHELTPSSKTPFKNSYATPQTLGVDRIALATAAFYRNPKGNSLVIDAGTCVTYDMVNDYGEYLGGAISPGLHMRYKALHEQTSKLPLLKPKEFVDYIGNSTETSIHSGVVNGICQEIDGVIDQYKSRFADLTVILTGGDMLFLSKRLKNTIFADSKFLLVGLNYLLEYNKR; encoded by the coding sequence ATGAACCTAGTAATAGATGCTGGTAATACTTGTGTGAAACTTGCGGTGTTTGAGGGAGATACCCTCATATTTCGGCAGAATTCGGACGTGAAAGATGTGGCTCGAGAATTAAAAGAAATTTGTGACCATTATCCTAAAATAAAGCGCGGAATAATAGCTTCGGTGGGTAATTTGGACCGAAAAGTGATGTCGGTACTCACAGTTTTCTGCGAAGTTCATGAATTAACACCATCAAGTAAGACCCCTTTTAAAAATTCGTATGCAACGCCTCAAACTTTAGGGGTGGATCGTATTGCTTTGGCAACAGCGGCATTTTATCGCAACCCAAAAGGGAATAGTTTGGTGATTGATGCCGGTACGTGTGTTACGTATGACATGGTAAATGATTATGGAGAGTATTTAGGTGGGGCTATTTCGCCTGGTTTACACATGAGGTACAAGGCGTTGCACGAACAAACTTCAAAATTACCTTTATTGAAACCCAAAGAGTTTGTAGATTATATTGGAAACTCTACAGAAACAAGTATTCATAGTGGAGTGGTAAATGGTATTTGTCAGGAAATAGACGGTGTAATAGACCAATACAAATCTCGTTTTGCAGATTTAACAGTTATTTTAACAGGCGGTGACATGCTATTTTTGTCTAAACGGTTAAAAAATACCATATTTGCGGACTCCAAATTTCTCCTAGTAGGATTAAATTATCTGTTGGAATACAACAAACGCTAA
- a CDS encoding tetratricopeptide repeat protein, whose translation MKTKLYFTAIMLLGFMGVSNAQAQNQECMTNLSIYVEHAKVKNYEAAYTPWKMVYDNCPDINRANFIYGEKILADKIEKSSGTEKDGYISDMLALYDNSAKYFPKKYSEAVVGIDKALFLYDNKMASDTELYDMLGSAFEKDRAHFKNPKALYLYFSSLVDLHKEGKKDLQEVFDVYDNVNDKIEEENKALTGVITKLLPKDSTGTITSKEKRSLKIATSNSTSYGKIAGSVDSKLGALADCDNLIPLYEKSFEEKKGDVTWVKRAVGRMFNKECTDDPLFQKLFEAQLALDPSASAYVYGGTLKMKNGDSKGALADFDKAMTLETDPYKKSDIAYKVAVINKRKGSKSTARKYAQLAINSNKANGKAYLLIANLYATSANDCGSTPFEKRAMYWKAADMARQAGRVDPAVSSAANQSAASYAAKAPSKTDIFNSGMAGKTVTFNCWVGGSIKVPNL comes from the coding sequence ATGAAAACGAAACTTTACTTCACGGCGATTATGCTTTTAGGGTTTATGGGAGTAAGTAATGCCCAAGCTCAAAATCAAGAATGTATGACCAACTTATCTATATATGTTGAGCATGCAAAAGTTAAAAATTATGAGGCGGCATATACACCTTGGAAAATGGTTTACGATAACTGCCCTGATATTAATAGAGCCAATTTTATTTATGGCGAAAAAATATTGGCCGATAAAATTGAAAAATCGTCCGGTACGGAAAAAGACGGTTATATAAGTGATATGTTAGCTTTGTATGACAACAGTGCCAAATACTTTCCTAAAAAGTATTCTGAGGCGGTTGTTGGTATAGATAAAGCTTTGTTTTTGTATGATAACAAAATGGCTTCTGATACTGAGTTGTATGATATGCTAGGTTCTGCTTTTGAAAAAGACCGTGCACATTTCAAGAACCCAAAAGCGTTATATCTGTATTTTTCAAGTTTAGTAGACTTGCACAAAGAGGGGAAAAAAGATTTGCAAGAGGTTTTTGATGTTTATGATAATGTAAACGATAAAATTGAAGAAGAGAATAAAGCGTTAACGGGTGTAATTACAAAATTACTTCCAAAAGATTCTACTGGTACTATAACTTCTAAAGAGAAAAGAAGCTTAAAAATTGCTACTTCTAACTCTACCTCTTATGGTAAGATTGCAGGTAGTGTAGATTCTAAGCTTGGTGCTTTGGCAGATTGTGATAACCTTATTCCTTTATACGAAAAAAGTTTTGAAGAGAAGAAAGGAGATGTTACATGGGTAAAAAGAGCCGTAGGTAGAATGTTTAACAAAGAATGTACTGATGATCCTTTGTTTCAGAAATTATTTGAAGCCCAGTTGGCTTTAGATCCTTCTGCTAGTGCATATGTTTACGGAGGTACTTTAAAAATGAAGAATGGAGATTCTAAAGGAGCTCTTGCAGATTTTGATAAAGCAATGACTTTAGAGACCGATCCATATAAAAAATCTGATATTGCATACAAAGTAGCAGTTATCAATAAGAGAAAGGGTAGTAAGTCTACTGCTAGAAAATACGCTCAGTTGGCTATCAATTCTAACAAAGCAAATGGTAAAGCTTATTTGTTAATAGCAAACCTTTACGCTACAAGTGCCAACGATTGTGGTAGTACGCCTTTTGAAAAAAGAGCTATGTACTGGAAAGCTGCAGATATGGCCCGTCAAGCTGGTCGTGTAGATCCTGCTGTTAGTAGTGCGGCAAATCAGTCTGCTGCTAGTTACGCAGCAAAAGCGCCTTCTAAAACGGATATTTTCAACTCAGGTATGGCTGGTAAAACAGTAACTTTTAACTGCTGGGTTGGTGGTAGCATAAAAGTACCGAACTTATAG